A single Candidatus Zixiibacteriota bacterium DNA region contains:
- a CDS encoding amphi-Trp domain-containing protein — protein sequence MPISKRRRQRDIEKNYPPRKFVEKLRRLADAIEAGKPFRIQIAGERITIPAGAVISLEHERSGGAEEVEFQLRWQTQ from the coding sequence ATGCCAATTTCCAAGCGCAGGCGTCAGCGCGACATTGAGAAGAACTATCCACCGCGAAAATTCGTAGAGAAATTGCGGCGGCTGGCCGATGCCATCGAGGCGGGCAAGCCGTTTCGCATCCAGATCGCCGGCGAGCGGATCACGATTCCAGCCGGTGCGGTGATCAGTCTGGAGCATGAACGCAGCGGCGGGGCGGAAGAGGTTGAGTTCCAGTTGCGCTGGCAGACTCAATGA
- a CDS encoding GNAT family N-acetyltransferase yields MTTDRQKYSIRKLREPDAAAFRDLRIEMCRLHPEAFGQTPEECAAMEEEKALDWMAPCDVFPEKFVLAAFTGERIVATVAFRREDSAKERHRAWIWAVYVRPEGRGHGLSRMLMQQVIDESRTMAGLEMLTLTVAVPQTAARTLYTSLGFITTGINRHGYKLADGRYVDHEEMILWL; encoded by the coding sequence GTGACAACTGACAGACAGAAATACAGCATTCGCAAATTGAGGGAGCCGGACGCGGCGGCGTTTCGAGACCTGCGCATCGAGATGTGTCGCCTGCATCCGGAAGCCTTCGGACAGACGCCGGAGGAATGCGCGGCGATGGAGGAGGAGAAGGCGCTTGATTGGATGGCGCCCTGCGATGTATTTCCGGAGAAGTTTGTGCTGGCGGCGTTTACCGGCGAGCGGATCGTGGCGACCGTGGCGTTTCGACGCGAGGACTCGGCGAAGGAACGGCATCGGGCGTGGATTTGGGCGGTCTATGTGCGACCCGAGGGACGCGGCCACGGTTTGAGCCGGATGTTGATGCAGCAGGTGATTGACGAATCGCGAACAATGGCAGGCTTGGAGATGCTGACCCTGACGGTCGCGGTGCCGCAGACGGCGGCGCGCACGTTGTATACCTCACTCGGTTTCATCACCACCGGCATAAATCGGCATGGCTACAAACTTGCGGACGGCCGGTATGTCGACCACGAGGAAATGATCCTCTGGCTGTAG
- a CDS encoding fatty acid desaturase produces MQGNAPIDSAKSGRAALERIVARHSKPSRWRSNWQLINSIIPYLALNVAMYFTLSVSYWLTLGLAVIAAGFLIRIFIIFHDCGHGSFFRSKRANNFWGAVAGVLTFTPYYTWKKRHAEHHATSGDLDRRGVGDVWTMTVKEYIAATRAQRAWYRFYRHPLVLFVLGPLQVLLIQNRRILPGSNRKDVISVMGTNLSLAIIVAAVWLTVGIEAYLLIQLPIILIGLALGIWLFYVQHQFEGVYWERGEKWDFVAASLEGSSYYKLPKIFQWFSGNIGFHHVHHLNSRVPNYRLEDCHHDLTQVRPIPEVGLFRSLRSLKFRLWDEDRRQLISFRQFRKLRLQPTTE; encoded by the coding sequence ATGCAAGGAAACGCCCCGATCGACTCGGCTAAATCCGGGCGCGCTGCGCTCGAGCGCATCGTCGCCCGTCACTCCAAACCGAGCCGCTGGCGCAGCAATTGGCAGTTGATTAACTCGATTATCCCCTACCTGGCGCTCAACGTCGCTATGTACTTCACCCTCAGTGTCAGCTACTGGCTGACGCTCGGGCTGGCCGTCATCGCCGCCGGTTTTCTAATCCGCATCTTCATCATCTTCCACGACTGTGGTCACGGATCGTTCTTTCGCTCGAAGCGGGCCAACAATTTCTGGGGCGCCGTCGCCGGCGTGCTGACCTTTACGCCCTACTACACCTGGAAAAAACGTCATGCCGAACACCACGCCACTTCCGGCGATCTTGACCGGCGCGGCGTCGGCGATGTCTGGACGATGACCGTGAAAGAATACATCGCCGCCACGCGCGCCCAGCGAGCCTGGTACCGCTTCTACCGCCATCCGCTCGTCCTGTTCGTGCTGGGGCCGCTGCAAGTTCTCCTGATCCAGAATCGCCGCATCCTCCCCGGTTCCAATCGCAAGGATGTCATCAGTGTGATGGGCACCAATCTGTCTCTGGCAATCATTGTCGCCGCCGTCTGGTTGACAGTCGGAATCGAAGCCTATCTGCTGATACAGTTGCCGATCATCCTGATTGGACTGGCGCTCGGCATTTGGCTCTTCTATGTCCAGCACCAGTTCGAAGGAGTCTACTGGGAACGGGGCGAAAAATGGGACTTTGTCGCGGCGTCGTTGGAAGGCAGCTCCTACTACAAACTCCCGAAGATCTTCCAGTGGTTCTCCGGCAACATCGGCTTTCACCATGTTCACCACCTGAATTCGCGCGTGCCGAATTACCGACTGGAAGATTGTCATCACGACCTGACCCAGGTGCGACCGATCCCGGAAGTCGGGCTCTTTCGCAGTTTGCGCTCGTTGAAGTTCCGCCTTTGGGATGAAGATCGTCGCCAACTGATCAGCTTCCGGCAGTTTCGAAAGTTGCGTCTGCAGCCGACAACCGAGTAG